The Hemiscyllium ocellatum isolate sHemOce1 chromosome 7, sHemOce1.pat.X.cur, whole genome shotgun sequence genome window below encodes:
- the phospho2 gene encoding pyridoxal phosphate phosphatase PHOSPHO2, with product MKSLLVFDFDHTIVDGNSDTWVVKCIPEKKLPDWLRETYDGTHWNEYMQKIFAYFGDQGIKESEMKNVMQSMPYTKGMVDLLKFICQKKDQVDCIIISDSNTCFINWILEVTNSSSVFNSIITNPANFEQNHLVIKGFHSHSCPNCPDNLCKKKALDDFIANQLKAGVQYQRIIYTGDGANDLCPIKGLKECDVAMVRKGYKLEKLIHELLDGDSGSMLPSIVIWLSGEEILSYLRKCLKT from the coding sequence ATGAAGAGTTTACTTGTTTTTGATTTTGATCACACAATTGTAGATGGAAACAGTGACACTTGGGTTGTCAAATGTATCCCTGAAAAGAAGCTGCCAGATTGGCTTCGTGAAACCTATGATGGAACACACTGGAATGAATACATGCAAAAGATCTTTGCCTATTTTGGAGACCAAGGAATCAAggaatctgaaatgaaaaatgtTATGCAATCAATGCCATATACTAAAGGGATGGTTGACCTCCTGAAGTTCATTTGCCAAAAGAAGGATCAAGTTGACTGCATTATAATTTCTGATTCTAATACATGTTTCATCAATTGGATTTTAGAAGTAACAAATAGCAGCTCAGTATTTAATAGTATTATTACAAATCCAGCAAATTTTGAACAAAATCATCTGGTAATTAAGGGCTTTCATTCTCACAGCTGTCCAAATTGCCCTGATaatctttgcaaaaaaaaagcattggaTGATTTTATTGCTAATCAACTTAAAGCAGGGGTACAGTATCAAAGAATCATTTATACTGGTGATGGTGCAAATGACTTGTGCCCAATTAAAGGTTTGAAAGAATGTGATGTTGCAATGGTAAGAAAAGGATACAAGTTAGAAAAACTGATTCATGAATTGCTTGATGGAGACTCAGGTTCAATGCTGCCATCAATTGTGATATGGTTGTCAGGTGAAGAAATCCTGTCTTATTTGAGAAAATGTTTGAAAACTTAA